One segment of Pseudomonas asgharzadehiana DNA contains the following:
- a CDS encoding O-acetylhomoserine aminocarboxypropyltransferase/cysteine synthase family protein has product MKDATIALHHGFKSDPTTKAVAVPIYQNVAFEFDNAQHGADLFNLDVPGNIYTRIMNPTNDVLEQRMAALEGGIAGLAVSAGSAAIHYAIQTLTRAGDNIVTTPQLYGGTYTLFAHLLPSFGVDVRFARDDSAEAIAELIDDNTKLVYCESIGNPAGNIIDLEALADAAHTRGVPLVVDNTVATPILCKPIHFGADIVVHSVTKYVGGHGNSLGGVIIDSGNFPWTQYPEKFPSLNQPEAAYHDVIYTEKFGPAAFIARARTVPLRNTGAALAPMNAFLLLQGLETLALRMERHTENALKIAQFLQSHAEVEWVSYAGLSDHPHYALAQKYMQGKPSAILSFGLKGGYDAGVRFYDALQIFKRLVNIGDAKSLACHPASTTHRQMNKQEQAKAGVKPEMIRLSVGIEAIEDLIDDLRQALGSSQT; this is encoded by the coding sequence ATGAAAGACGCCACCATCGCGCTGCACCATGGTTTCAAGTCGGACCCGACTACCAAGGCCGTGGCAGTACCTATCTACCAAAACGTTGCCTTTGAATTCGATAATGCCCAACACGGCGCCGACCTCTTCAACCTGGACGTGCCAGGCAACATTTACACCAGAATCATGAACCCCACCAATGATGTGCTGGAACAACGTATGGCCGCCCTAGAAGGCGGCATAGCAGGTCTGGCCGTATCGGCCGGCAGCGCGGCGATCCACTATGCGATCCAAACTCTAACCCGCGCAGGTGACAATATCGTCACCACTCCACAACTCTACGGCGGCACGTACACTCTGTTTGCGCACCTGTTGCCGAGCTTTGGCGTGGATGTGCGTTTTGCCCGGGATGACTCTGCCGAGGCTATCGCCGAACTCATCGACGACAATACCAAGCTGGTGTACTGCGAAAGCATCGGCAACCCCGCTGGCAACATCATTGACCTCGAAGCTCTGGCTGATGCTGCTCATACCCGTGGCGTGCCGCTGGTGGTCGACAACACCGTAGCTACGCCAATCCTTTGCAAGCCGATTCACTTCGGGGCCGATATCGTCGTGCATTCAGTGACCAAATATGTCGGCGGGCACGGCAACTCACTAGGCGGTGTGATCATTGACAGCGGCAACTTCCCTTGGACCCAATACCCGGAAAAATTTCCCAGCCTTAACCAGCCCGAGGCGGCGTACCATGATGTGATTTATACTGAGAAGTTCGGCCCCGCCGCCTTCATCGCGCGTGCCCGCACTGTGCCATTGCGAAACACTGGCGCGGCATTGGCCCCTATGAACGCGTTCCTGTTGCTTCAAGGATTAGAAACGCTCGCGTTACGCATGGAGCGCCATACTGAAAACGCCCTGAAGATTGCGCAATTCTTGCAGAGCCATGCAGAGGTGGAATGGGTGAGCTATGCCGGTCTCTCCGACCATCCTCACTACGCATTGGCGCAAAAATACATGCAAGGTAAGCCGTCGGCGATCCTATCGTTTGGTTTGAAAGGCGGCTATGACGCAGGTGTGCGCTTTTACGATGCCCTGCAAATTTTCAAGCGGTTGGTGAATATCGGTGATGCTAAATCCCTTGCCTGCCATCCTGCTTCCACTACTCATCGGCAGATGAACAAGCAGGAACAAGCGAAGGCTGGCGTGAAGCCAGAAATGATTCGTCTGTCGGTAGGAATCGAGGCGATTGAGGACCTTATCGACGATTTGCGCCAGGCGCTGGGTTCGTCTCAAACTTGA
- a CDS encoding GlxA family transcriptional regulator encodes MRPKSIQFITYPKVSLLDLAGPLDVFMAANRFSRPDHQPYAISILALNQTTEICSNFSVNTETLQAETSSPHTLVIPGGPGIHDFCKDPKFATHFINHTEKAKRLISVCTGIFALAFAGKLDGRKATTHWSAYDELERLFPSIIVKRGPIFVNDEYIWTSAGVTSGIDLALSIVEEDLGHAVALEVARHLVMFLKRSGDQNQFSPSLILQSKSSQFSDLHAWINENLGTDLKVPVLANFMNMSERTFIRKYSESMGKTPSKMVELLRLDAARDMLTNSNSPLKTIAQHCGLGSESTLIRRFVKNFGITPKEHRARFKSTQ; translated from the coding sequence ATGCGTCCTAAATCCATACAATTCATAACCTACCCGAAAGTAAGTTTACTTGACTTGGCAGGACCTCTCGACGTGTTCATGGCAGCCAACCGCTTTTCCCGCCCCGATCACCAACCATATGCGATTTCTATTTTAGCGTTAAACCAGACCACTGAGATATGCTCGAATTTTTCAGTAAACACTGAAACTCTGCAAGCAGAAACCTCTTCACCGCATACATTAGTTATACCTGGCGGACCAGGCATACATGATTTCTGCAAAGACCCGAAGTTCGCCACGCACTTCATAAACCACACAGAAAAAGCCAAGCGGTTGATTTCTGTTTGCACTGGCATATTCGCACTAGCTTTTGCCGGAAAACTGGACGGACGGAAAGCAACTACTCACTGGTCCGCGTATGACGAATTGGAGAGACTTTTTCCATCAATAATAGTTAAGCGCGGCCCTATATTTGTTAATGATGAATATATATGGACATCTGCAGGTGTTACATCAGGAATTGACCTAGCACTATCCATCGTAGAAGAAGACCTGGGACACGCCGTTGCACTAGAGGTTGCTCGACATCTGGTAATGTTTCTCAAACGCTCGGGAGATCAGAATCAATTCAGCCCATCCTTGATCTTGCAATCGAAGAGCAGCCAGTTCTCAGATTTACACGCCTGGATTAATGAGAATCTAGGCACCGATTTAAAAGTGCCAGTGCTCGCAAATTTCATGAACATGAGTGAAAGAACATTTATACGTAAGTACTCAGAATCTATGGGGAAAACGCCAAGCAAAATGGTAGAGCTACTCCGATTAGATGCGGCCCGCGATATGCTGACAAATTCAAACAGCCCACTCAAGACCATAGCCCAACACTGCGGACTGGGTAGTGAGTCGACCCTTATTAGAAGGTTTGTGAAGAATTTTGGCATCACACCCAAAGAGCATCGCGCACGATTCAAATCGACCCAATAA
- a CDS encoding LysR family transcriptional regulator, protein MALEILCWRALQAVARYRSFSPATAKLNVTLLAVGQKIRKLQSWVGNSLF, encoded by the coding sequence CTGGCACTTGAGATCTTATGCTGGCGAGCTCTCCAAGCCGTAGCGCGATACCGAAGCTTTTCCCCAGCCACTGCCAAGCTAAATGTCACGCTTCTCGCCGTAGGGCAGAAAATTCGTAAACTGCAGTCATGGGTGGGCAATTCCTTGTTTTAG
- a CDS encoding molybdopterin-dependent oxidoreductase encodes MKVERYAHCSHWGAYSILVENNEIVGIEPFEHDPAPSPIIDSVREWARSDRRIKQPMVRAGWLKNRGKSDRSARGDDKFIPMSWEDVTTLVAEEIKRVSSDHGNEAIFAGSYGWTSCGRLHHAPSLLKRMLNLVGGYTGHVDTYSIAAGPTILKHVLGEAGACTGDASTFDTIVEHTQTLLVLGGLTPRTSQNEAGSIAKHSLENYLREIVAKKIKVILVSPLKDDLPEWVNAEWWPIRPNTDTALMLGLAGEILHSELHDKEFLARYTSGSEEFINYLDGSKDGTYKNAAWASSITGIDLVRIQELARVLVSTRSMLTLSWSLQRAHHGEQPYWAALALAAMIGQIGLPGGGVGYGYASLGGMGAPVNLSKSPSISQLKRPISNFIPVARISDMLLNPGMAFTYEGKEQTYPDVRLVYWAGGNPFHHHQDLNRLDAAWKRPETIIVQDPMFTPTALRADILLPANTSIERNDIAASKRSDYILAMHRAIETVGDSKSDFDIFDAIAAKLGVAEKFNEGRNEIEWLKYIYNETRLDALSRHGFKMPDFEAFWQQGYAQCPTRSNHTYLKEFRNSPETHQLKTESGKIVLDSPVLSKLNYDDCLSHPAWLEPAEWLGNAAPSQLHLISNQPAGRLHSQLETGKASLALKRNGREQAQINKEDAQRLNILDGDTVKVWNARGACLACATITDTVSLGVVVLPTGAWLTTTAQNSLDLAGNPNILTLDIASSKFSQGCAAHTCLVYVSPYSDEAPAAMEYYQELIDNVSTV; translated from the coding sequence ATGAAGGTTGAACGCTACGCCCATTGCAGCCATTGGGGAGCCTATTCAATTCTCGTCGAAAATAATGAAATTGTCGGGATTGAGCCATTCGAGCATGACCCAGCGCCTTCGCCGATAATTGATTCCGTTCGTGAATGGGCGCGTTCTGATCGCCGCATCAAGCAGCCCATGGTTCGTGCAGGCTGGCTGAAGAACCGAGGGAAGAGTGATCGCTCCGCGCGCGGTGATGACAAGTTCATACCTATGAGCTGGGAAGACGTCACGACTTTGGTGGCCGAGGAAATCAAGCGAGTATCTTCCGATCACGGAAACGAAGCGATTTTTGCAGGTTCTTATGGCTGGACAAGTTGTGGTCGACTTCACCATGCGCCATCCTTGCTTAAGCGTATGCTAAATCTCGTCGGCGGCTATACCGGACACGTCGATACCTATTCTATCGCTGCCGGCCCCACGATACTTAAACATGTGCTCGGCGAGGCTGGCGCCTGCACGGGGGACGCAAGTACGTTTGATACAATTGTGGAGCACACGCAGACTCTTCTAGTTTTAGGCGGCCTAACACCCAGAACTTCGCAGAATGAAGCCGGAAGCATTGCTAAGCATTCTCTGGAAAATTATCTTAGAGAAATAGTTGCAAAAAAAATAAAAGTTATCCTTGTATCGCCTTTGAAAGATGATTTGCCTGAGTGGGTCAATGCTGAGTGGTGGCCAATCCGCCCGAATACAGATACTGCTCTGATGCTGGGTCTGGCAGGTGAGATTTTACATTCAGAACTGCATGATAAAGAATTTCTGGCGCGGTATACGAGCGGGTCAGAGGAGTTTATTAACTATCTAGATGGAAGTAAGGACGGCACGTATAAAAATGCAGCTTGGGCGTCTTCCATCACTGGTATCGACCTAGTCCGTATTCAGGAACTGGCCAGAGTGCTTGTAAGTACTCGATCAATGCTGACGCTGAGCTGGAGCTTACAGCGTGCTCATCATGGTGAACAACCATATTGGGCAGCCTTAGCGCTTGCTGCAATGATTGGGCAAATAGGATTGCCCGGCGGAGGCGTTGGTTACGGCTATGCTTCGCTTGGTGGAATGGGGGCTCCGGTAAACCTCAGTAAGTCGCCGTCCATTTCTCAGCTTAAAAGACCGATATCTAACTTCATTCCGGTTGCACGCATTAGCGACATGTTGTTGAATCCTGGAATGGCGTTCACTTATGAGGGAAAAGAGCAAACTTATCCAGATGTGCGGCTTGTCTATTGGGCTGGGGGCAACCCATTTCACCATCATCAAGATTTAAACCGATTGGACGCAGCCTGGAAGCGACCGGAAACGATTATTGTACAAGATCCGATGTTCACGCCGACTGCGTTGCGTGCGGACATTTTGCTTCCCGCCAACACGTCCATCGAACGTAATGACATTGCCGCCAGTAAACGATCTGATTATATCCTGGCTATGCATCGGGCCATCGAGACAGTAGGTGACTCTAAATCAGATTTTGATATCTTTGACGCTATTGCGGCGAAGCTCGGAGTGGCTGAAAAATTTAACGAAGGGCGCAATGAAATCGAATGGTTGAAATATATATATAATGAAACAAGACTGGATGCTTTGAGCCGGCATGGCTTTAAGATGCCCGATTTCGAGGCGTTCTGGCAGCAAGGCTACGCGCAATGCCCCACAAGAAGTAATCATACATATTTGAAAGAGTTTCGAAATTCGCCGGAAACGCATCAGCTCAAAACAGAGAGCGGCAAGATTGTTCTCGACAGTCCCGTTTTATCGAAATTAAATTATGATGACTGCTTGTCTCACCCCGCCTGGTTGGAACCTGCAGAATGGCTAGGTAACGCAGCCCCGTCACAACTGCATCTCATATCTAATCAACCTGCGGGTCGATTGCACAGTCAATTAGAAACTGGCAAAGCCAGTCTCGCGTTAAAGCGCAACGGGCGAGAACAAGCACAAATCAACAAAGAAGATGCCCAGCGGCTTAATATCTTAGACGGCGATACAGTAAAAGTTTGGAATGCCCGGGGTGCTTGTTTGGCATGTGCAACGATTACTGACACGGTAAGTCTGGGAGTAGTCGTACTCCCGACCGGTGCCTGGTTAACAACAACAGCGCAAAACAGTTTGGATCTCGCGGGCAATCCAAATATTCTGACACTGGACATTGCTTCATCAAAATTTAGCCAGGGATGTGCCGCTCATACGTGCTTGGTCTATGTGTCGCCTTACAGCGATGAAGCGCCAGCAGCGATGGAATATTATCAGGAACTAATCGACAACGTCTCGACGGTTTAG
- a CDS encoding OsmC family protein, protein MSEHAAEISWEKNTHADDASTYSRNHVGRFEGQQKLNISAAIEYKGDALCADPEQLLVTAAASCHMLFFLAIAEQQGFLPESYSDTPVGYLEKADSGNLEITLIELYPKIVFSGEKQPDEKAIARMHASAHKRCFIGNSIKAQITVGSYS, encoded by the coding sequence ATGTCTGAACATGCTGCTGAGATAAGCTGGGAAAAAAATACCCATGCGGATGACGCTTCCACCTACTCGCGTAATCACGTTGGTCGGTTCGAAGGTCAGCAGAAATTAAACATTTCAGCTGCGATTGAATACAAGGGCGATGCACTATGTGCGGATCCGGAACAACTGTTGGTCACCGCTGCAGCTAGTTGTCATATGCTTTTTTTTCTGGCGATCGCTGAGCAACAGGGATTTCTCCCAGAGTCCTACAGCGACACGCCTGTCGGGTACCTTGAGAAAGCTGACAGTGGCAATCTGGAAATTACCTTGATTGAGCTTTATCCAAAAATAGTATTCTCGGGGGAGAAACAGCCCGATGAAAAAGCCATCGCTCGTATGCATGCAAGCGCACATAAAAGATGCTTTATAGGGAACTCCATTAAAGCTCAAATTACGGTAGGCAGTTACTCCTGA
- a CDS encoding enoyl-CoA hydratase — protein sequence MFNVDDLVLHERRNDVVTLWLNRPQQFNALSEEMLSALKEQLDLIASDSSIRCVVLAAKGNAFCAGHDLREMQQNQNTVFYQNLFRLCSDVMLRIQSLPVPVVARVQGVATAAGCQLVASCDLAVAAIEARFGVSGINLGLFCATPSVALTRNVSAKRAFEMLFTGRFIDAKTAVEWGLVNESVERDDLDIAVDVLTSAISSKSATAVRYGKSMIYRQQLMPVEDAYAYASEVMACNAMESDAIEGIGAFLDKRPAKIKR from the coding sequence ATGTTTAATGTAGATGATTTAGTCCTGCACGAGCGTCGAAACGACGTTGTGACGTTATGGCTTAACAGGCCGCAACAGTTCAACGCGTTGTCGGAAGAAATGCTAAGTGCGCTGAAAGAACAGTTAGATTTAATCGCATCCGACTCCAGCATTCGCTGTGTCGTGTTGGCCGCGAAAGGAAATGCCTTTTGTGCAGGTCACGATTTGCGCGAGATGCAGCAAAACCAGAATACGGTTTTTTACCAGAACCTATTTCGTTTATGCAGCGATGTAATGCTAAGAATCCAGTCGTTACCTGTGCCCGTAGTCGCTCGTGTGCAAGGCGTTGCAACTGCGGCAGGCTGCCAGCTGGTCGCGAGCTGTGACCTGGCAGTTGCCGCAATAGAGGCCCGCTTTGGGGTTTCAGGTATTAATTTGGGGCTTTTTTGCGCTACGCCCTCTGTTGCGCTGACCCGCAACGTGTCTGCCAAGCGAGCCTTCGAGATGTTGTTTACCGGGAGATTTATCGATGCAAAAACAGCGGTGGAGTGGGGGTTGGTCAACGAGTCAGTCGAACGTGATGATCTCGATATCGCTGTGGACGTTTTAACTTCTGCCATTTCCTCAAAGAGTGCGACAGCCGTTAGATATGGTAAGTCAATGATTTATCGTCAACAATTGATGCCCGTTGAGGATGCATATGCATACGCATCTGAAGTCATGGCGTGTAATGCCATGGAGTCTGACGCCATCGAAGGCATAGGCGCGTTTCTAGACAAGCGCCCAGCTAAAATCAAGAGGTGA
- the moaA gene encoding GTP 3',8-cyclase MoaA, with amino-acid sequence MADVQLVDPFGRRIDYLRLSVTDRCDFRCIYCMPENMRFSARDELLSIEELHEVASTFIALGVRKIRITGGEPLVRKDLNRLLSKLAGHTELTDLAITTNGTQLVEQAIELHHLGVQRLNISLDSLSRERFALLTRRDKLEKVLEGIESAIGAGFKRLKINSVIQRGVNFDEVYDLAIFALSRGLDISFIEEMPLGVVNSHDRNKTLVTSDEVLERLSDNLDLAPIVERTGGPSKYYSVRGYDGRIGFISPYSHNFCGACNRVRVTADGKLILCLGEDNAIDLKRILRDSSYSRDAMKSKIIDAMKLKPAAHGFDRADEVQVIRFMSATGG; translated from the coding sequence ATGGCTGATGTTCAGTTAGTCGATCCATTTGGTCGACGAATAGATTATCTCAGACTGTCAGTGACCGACCGTTGTGATTTTCGCTGCATTTATTGCATGCCTGAAAACATGCGCTTCAGCGCTCGAGATGAATTGCTGAGTATTGAGGAACTGCATGAGGTGGCAAGTACGTTTATCGCCCTCGGAGTGCGCAAAATCCGTATTACGGGGGGCGAGCCTCTGGTAAGGAAGGATTTGAACCGGCTACTGAGCAAATTAGCTGGTCATACAGAGTTGACAGATTTGGCAATAACAACGAATGGCACGCAGTTAGTTGAGCAAGCAATCGAATTACATCACCTGGGAGTACAAAGACTCAACATAAGTCTTGATTCACTTTCGCGCGAACGGTTTGCTCTACTGACACGAAGGGATAAGTTGGAAAAGGTTCTCGAGGGTATCGAGTCAGCGATAGGGGCAGGCTTCAAGCGGCTAAAAATTAACAGTGTCATTCAAAGAGGGGTAAATTTTGATGAGGTGTATGACCTGGCTATTTTTGCACTGAGTCGAGGTTTGGACATTAGTTTTATTGAGGAAATGCCATTGGGCGTAGTGAATAGTCATGATCGTAATAAAACGCTAGTTACTAGTGATGAAGTGCTTGAGCGTTTGAGTGATAATTTAGATCTGGCACCTATTGTAGAACGTACCGGAGGTCCTTCAAAATATTACAGCGTAAGAGGCTATGACGGCAGAATAGGCTTTATATCGCCCTATAGCCATAATTTTTGCGGTGCGTGTAATAGAGTTCGAGTGACGGCGGACGGAAAGCTTATTCTTTGCCTTGGAGAGGATAACGCAATTGATCTTAAGCGGATATTGCGTGATAGCAGTTATAGTCGCGACGCAATGAAATCAAAAATAATCGATGCAATGAAATTAAAGCCGGCTGCGCATGGTTTTGACCGCGCAGACGAAGTACAGGTGATTCGTTTCATGAGCGCTACCGGGGGCTAA
- a CDS encoding 3-hydroxyacyl-CoA dehydrogenase family protein: MNDLLPVDFMLRNIELPSSRLSKPDQSEDNFIEIPGSATPNPIRHRTYIMQGLFESLNREAHRLVLEGARPADVDNLVGISKFNMGILASNDHYGIDVFFWERIKNRKLQMNNPNYFALGKELFILGRYGKKSGRGFYLYENSSKQPDPELSLIAAMLAHETNINYRPHIAEQEIMERLLITLIIEGAKLTQELPGISFQDVDLVFSQEFNLPLQHKTPMQSATLLGSEFILDKIDHYQHTLGNHGKQWFACPPLLKKLINSSSATY, translated from the coding sequence ATGAATGACCTACTACCTGTAGATTTTATGCTTAGAAATATCGAACTGCCATCGAGCAGACTCTCTAAGCCAGATCAGTCTGAAGACAATTTTATCGAAATACCGGGTTCAGCCACTCCAAACCCGATCCGTCATCGTACCTATATCATGCAAGGCCTGTTTGAATCTTTAAATCGAGAAGCCCATCGTTTAGTATTGGAGGGCGCAAGACCTGCGGATGTTGATAATCTCGTGGGGATTTCGAAATTCAATATGGGAATATTGGCATCGAATGATCACTACGGAATAGATGTGTTTTTTTGGGAGCGCATAAAAAATCGCAAGCTGCAAATGAATAATCCTAATTACTTTGCACTTGGAAAAGAACTATTTATTTTAGGCAGGTATGGAAAAAAATCTGGGAGAGGGTTTTATCTGTACGAAAACTCATCAAAACAACCAGACCCAGAGCTCTCATTAATAGCAGCGATGCTTGCCCACGAAACAAACATCAACTATCGGCCTCACATTGCCGAGCAGGAAATCATGGAGCGCCTCTTGATAACTCTAATAATCGAAGGTGCAAAATTGACACAAGAACTTCCAGGCATCTCCTTTCAGGACGTTGATCTCGTATTTTCTCAAGAGTTTAATTTACCATTACAGCATAAAACCCCGATGCAAAGTGCAACACTACTAGGCTCAGAGTTTATTTTAGATAAAATAGATCACTATCAACACACGTTGGGTAATCATGGCAAACAATGGTTTGCCTGCCCACCTTTACTGAAAAAACTAATAAATTCATCGTCGGCAACTTATTGA
- a CDS encoding AraC family transcriptional regulator — MPGRAPSFYCLFGSFCTTAGLLSKFLSLYHPKIELPIKIEIFLDAIQAGQSVNQCLSEAYMTLHHCHTIYAENFFTQHAELFSPYLTAVGLSREILHSPGYEIPLSQYVALWEILGKEISPNIGLQVGLLTNCHGWGVWGHAVRSAPTMQLVLHCLSHFIGVLTQGVRLDITKSDKFIGIGYQVVDPLIIQRRQDSEFSIASGLSLIREVTGCPDLLPIRVEFEHSASGDLNIYREIFNCPVLFNRPENRLFFSTSLLEMPVRTADIRLFQALEVFLEQRRVMRTGPNDLLNGLLRHVADSLSSGCPSIEQIAASMNMGVRTLQRRLADHDLDFSHLVEAVRRSLAENYVSCSTHSITEIALLLGYTEASSFSRAFRRWMQLTPQQYRQQVQVKPSLIGA, encoded by the coding sequence ATGCCAGGACGAGCGCCAAGCTTCTATTGCTTGTTTGGCTCGTTCTGCACAACTGCTGGCCTACTGAGCAAATTTCTATCGCTTTATCACCCTAAGATTGAGCTTCCAATAAAAATTGAGATTTTCCTGGACGCAATCCAGGCAGGTCAATCAGTTAATCAATGCTTGAGTGAGGCATATATGACTTTACATCATTGCCATACCATATACGCCGAAAACTTTTTCACACAGCACGCCGAGTTATTTTCCCCCTATTTGACCGCCGTAGGACTCAGTAGAGAAATTTTGCATTCGCCTGGGTACGAGATCCCTTTATCTCAGTATGTCGCTTTATGGGAAATACTGGGGAAGGAAATCTCACCCAATATCGGGCTTCAAGTTGGCCTGCTTACCAACTGCCATGGGTGGGGGGTTTGGGGGCATGCGGTCCGGAGTGCGCCGACGATGCAACTGGTCCTGCATTGTTTAAGTCATTTCATAGGGGTGCTCACTCAAGGAGTTCGACTAGATATCACCAAGTCCGACAAGTTTATTGGTATCGGTTACCAAGTTGTCGATCCTCTAATAATTCAACGCAGGCAGGATTCTGAGTTTTCGATCGCTTCTGGGCTCAGCCTGATACGTGAGGTTACTGGCTGTCCTGACCTGTTGCCGATTCGTGTAGAGTTTGAGCATAGCGCCTCCGGGGATTTGAACATCTACAGAGAAATATTTAATTGCCCGGTACTTTTCAATCGTCCCGAGAATCGCTTGTTTTTTTCGACCAGCTTGCTGGAAATGCCGGTGCGAACTGCCGATATTCGCCTGTTCCAAGCGTTAGAAGTATTCCTGGAGCAACGGCGGGTAATGAGAACTGGCCCTAACGATTTACTTAATGGCCTCTTGCGCCACGTCGCTGATAGCCTGAGTAGCGGATGCCCAAGCATCGAACAAATCGCCGCCTCCATGAATATGGGGGTGCGGACCCTGCAACGACGTTTGGCTGATCATGATCTGGATTTTAGTCATCTTGTTGAAGCGGTCCGTCGGTCTCTAGCAGAAAATTATGTATCTTGCTCCACCCATAGCATAACCGAAATCGCACTTTTGCTCGGTTACACCGAGGCTAGCTCCTTCAGTCGCGCGTTCCGACGGTGGATGCAGCTAACACCTCAACAATACAGGCAGCAGGTACAGGTGAAGCCTTCACTGATTGGCGCATGA
- a CDS encoding aldehyde dehydrogenase family protein, whose amino-acid sequence MFLQSKNRNRFFISGAWVSPQGQQQYHNVINPADGQVSGSVSFGSAADVDLAIQAAFDAFPEYSTTTVEFRIALLERICAVYERRSDELAEAITIEMGAPFHQLSRPLQASVGLWHFQAALAALKDFSFETQRGSTLITKEPIGVCSLITPWNWPMNQTVCKVAPALAVGCTMVLKPSQNAPYSALILAEIMEEAGVPAGVFNLVNGEGRKLGQQLASHPLVDMVSLTGSTQAGASLTIAGADTVKRMSLELGGKSANIILPDADLEQAVRHGVLHMMSNSGQSCTAPSRMLVPHALLEKVEEIITTVCSEIKVGDPMDPETTMGPMANERQYNLVRELIQVGIDEGAKLLVGGIENPVKDNAGFYISPTVFTQVDNTMRIAREEIFGPVLVVIGYDSEEEAISIANDSIYGLSGYVHSSSPARAKAVAKRMRTGMVHLCGAPIDINAPFGGYKQSGNGREWGASGLDEFLETKSIMGAL is encoded by the coding sequence ATGTTTCTGCAAAGTAAAAATCGTAATAGATTTTTTATCAGCGGTGCGTGGGTTAGTCCACAGGGCCAGCAGCAGTATCACAATGTTATCAACCCTGCCGATGGCCAGGTTTCTGGGTCGGTTTCATTTGGTTCAGCGGCTGATGTGGATTTAGCTATACAGGCAGCCTTTGACGCGTTCCCTGAGTACTCCACTACCACTGTGGAGTTTCGTATAGCGCTCCTGGAGCGAATCTGTGCAGTTTATGAGCGGCGTTCAGATGAGCTAGCCGAGGCGATTACCATTGAGATGGGGGCGCCTTTTCATCAATTGTCCCGCCCGCTCCAGGCCTCGGTTGGGCTCTGGCATTTTCAAGCGGCATTGGCAGCACTTAAAGATTTCAGTTTCGAAACTCAACGTGGGTCGACGCTCATCACCAAAGAACCTATAGGCGTGTGCTCTTTGATTACGCCTTGGAACTGGCCGATGAATCAGACTGTATGCAAAGTCGCACCAGCGCTGGCTGTGGGCTGCACTATGGTGCTGAAGCCAAGTCAGAATGCTCCCTATTCGGCTCTGATATTAGCCGAAATCATGGAGGAGGCGGGCGTTCCCGCCGGTGTGTTCAATTTGGTAAACGGTGAGGGACGAAAACTGGGACAACAATTAGCATCACATCCACTGGTCGATATGGTGTCATTAACAGGATCCACCCAAGCCGGAGCGAGTCTTACCATTGCCGGCGCAGATACCGTAAAAAGAATGTCACTAGAGTTGGGCGGTAAATCTGCAAACATTATTCTGCCTGACGCTGATTTAGAGCAAGCAGTTAGACACGGAGTTCTACACATGATGTCTAACTCCGGTCAGTCGTGTACAGCTCCGTCTCGAATGCTTGTCCCTCATGCTCTACTTGAGAAGGTCGAGGAAATTATCACGACAGTGTGCTCGGAGATCAAAGTGGGTGATCCGATGGACCCTGAAACCACGATGGGTCCAATGGCGAACGAGCGCCAGTACAATTTAGTACGGGAGTTGATCCAGGTGGGTATCGATGAGGGCGCAAAGCTCTTAGTCGGAGGGATCGAAAATCCAGTAAAGGACAATGCGGGCTTTTACATATCTCCAACCGTATTTACTCAGGTGGACAATACAATGCGAATTGCACGGGAGGAAATTTTTGGCCCTGTGTTAGTCGTCATTGGTTATGATAGCGAAGAGGAAGCTATTTCTATCGCTAATGATTCGATATATGGTCTTTCTGGTTATGTTCATTCATCGAGTCCAGCGCGTGCTAAGGCTGTTGCGAAACGCATGCGCACGGGGATGGTTCATCTATGCGGCGCGCCGATTGATATTAATGCTCCTTTTGGTGGTTATAAACAATCGGGGAATGGGCGGGAGTGGGGCGCCTCGGGTTTAGATGAGTTTTTAGAAACAAAGTCGATAATGGGCGCACTATAG